A genomic stretch from Arachis stenosperma cultivar V10309 chromosome 3, arast.V10309.gnm1.PFL2, whole genome shotgun sequence includes:
- the LOC130965970 gene encoding uncharacterized protein LOC130965970, with translation MEGFGGPDRVENAMCDDDSEQEPVDIAGDSDDDTGANPHTQHMPSSSASQQYPPHFSTLNLDALAQQEDGGNIVGGSSTEFQIGQSFQNKDEAVLSVKDYSIRRGVEYRVIESDHLKYHGKCKEFEKGCTWLIRVALRARKGTWEVRRYNGPHTCLATSISSDHRQLDYHVICARILPLVRADAAVTVKVLQEATETDYGFRPSYRKVWMAKQKAVAQIYGDWEESYADLPRWMLGVQSTMPGTITVLKTSPVRLGGEIDESTVYFHRLFWTFPPCIEAFRHCKPLVSIDGTHLYGKYGGTLLLAIAQDGNSNILPIAFALVEGENAESWAFFLSNLREHVTPQEGILVISDRHNGIKAALEAPENGWLPPRAFRAYCIRHVAANFALTFKGKDSRRMLVNAAYAKTEAEFYYWFDIMRTENPAMCDWANRMEYDKWTQHEDSGRRFGHMTTNISECVNSVLKGTRNLPVTSLAKSTYGRLAQLFVVRGQAAEAQIGSGHEFCQALVKAIDRNIRDSRCFTVTLYDRHQSEYTVAETTPTGSFSLGSYRVSLKDNTCDCGHFQALHYPCCHAIACCAYSRLNWASYVHEVYRMSEVFNVYKQGFYPLIPEGLWPPYPGPTIIPDPDLRRAKEGRPRATRIRGSMDQSQENQPKRCGLCRQPGHTRRNCDQRRQTGGG, from the coding sequence ATGGAAGGCTTTGGTGGACCCGATCGAGTAGAGAACGCAATGTGTGACGATGACTCTGAGCAGGAGCCTGTTGATATCGCAGGGGACAGCGACGATGACACAGGTGCAAATCCACATACGCAGCATATGCCTTCAAGTTCTGCCTCTCAACAGTACCCTCCACACTTCTCGACACTAAACTTGGATGCTCTGGCTCAACAGGAGGACGGAGGTAACATAGTCGGGGGCTCTTCTACAGAATTTCAGATCGGGCAATCATTCCAAAACAAGGATGAAGCTGTGCTGAGTGTGAAGGACTATAGCATCCGGCGAGGTGTTGAGTACAGAGTCATTGAATCAGATCATCTGAAGTATCATGGAAAATGCAAGGAATTCGAGAAGGGTTGTACTTGGTTGATTCGAGTAGCCCTGCGTGCACGCAAGGGCACTTGGGAGGTTAGGAGGTACAACGGGCCACACACATGCTTGGCAACCTCTATTTCGAGTGATCACCGTCAGCTGGATTACCACGTTATCTGTGCGAGGATTCTTCCATTGGTTAGGGCAGACGCTGCGGTTACGGTAAAGGTTTTGCAAGAAGCTACAGAAACTGATTACGGGTTCCGGCCTAGCTACAGGAAGGTCTGGATGGCCAAGCAGAAGGCAGTGGCACAAATATATGGCGATTGGGAAGAGTCGTACGCGGACCTGCCACGTTGGATGTTAGGGGTCCAGTCAACAATGCCTGGAACAATCACGGTGTTGAAGACCTCTCCCGTTCGGCTTGGTGGTGAGATTGACGAGTCGACGGTGTACTTTCACCGACTTTTCTGGACATTTCCACCGTGCATTGAGGCATTCCGTCATTGCAAGCCCCTTGTCAGTATTGATGGTACCCACCTGTATGGTAAGTATGGAGGAACGCTGCTGTTGGCAATAGCGCAGGATGGGAACTCGAACATCCTGCCGATAGCATTTGCCCTTGTGGAGGGTGAGAATGCAGAGTCGTGGGCATTCTTCTTGTCCAACCTACGAGAGCATGTAACTCCTCAGGAGGGTATCCTTGTTATCTCCGACAGGCATAATGGAATCAAGGCAGCGCTTGAGGCACCGGAGAATGGCTGGCTCCCTCCCCGTGCTTTCCGAGCGTACTGTATTCGGCATGTGGCGGCCAATTTTGCCCTTACGTTCAAAGGTAAGGACTCAAGGAGGATGCTTGTGAATGCTGCCTACGCAAAGACTGAAGCAGAGTTCTATTACTGGTTTGACATCATGCGGACTGAGAATCCAGCAATGTGTGACTGGGCCAACCGAATGGAGTACGACAAATGGACCCAACATGAGGATAGTGGTCGACGGTTCGGGCACATGACAACCAACATTAGTGAATGTGTGAACTCGGTGTTAAAGGGAACTCGCAACCTCCCGGTCACATCTTTGGCTAAGTCAACTTACGGGAGGCTTGCTCAGCTATTTGTGGTCCGCGGACAGGCAGCAGAGGCACAAATTGGATCTGGGCATGAGTTTTGTCAGGCCTTGGTCAAGGCTATTGATCGGAATATAAGGGACTCTAGGTGCTTCACGGTGACGTTGTATGACAGGCATCAATCCGAGTACACCGTCGCCGAGACAACACCAACCGGGAGCTTCTCGCTGGGAAGCTATAGGGTTTCCCTCAAAGATAACACATGCGACTGTGGCCACTTTCAGGCGCTACACTATCCTTGTTGCCATGCCATTGCGTGTTGCGCATACTCCCGCCTTAATTGGGCGTCATATGTTCACGAGGTATATCGTATGAGTGAGGTGTTCAACGTTTACAAGCAGGGTTTTTATCCACTTATCCCTGAAGGACTGTGGCCTCCATATCCTGGGCCAACTATCATACCTGACCCTGATTTGAGGCGTGCAAAGGAAGGTCGTCCTAGGGCAACCAGGATCCGTGGTAGTATGGATCAGTCTCAGGAGAACCAACCTAAGCGCTGTGGGTTATGCCGTCAGCCTGGGCATACGCGCAGGAACTGTGACCAGCGAAGACAGACTGGTGGAGGGTAA